One segment of Longimicrobiaceae bacterium DNA contains the following:
- a CDS encoding protease complex subunit PrcB family protein: MSKRLLFTLAAAVLAACSAGGPAGPDGGSPDQSGAHAPVPVTRLAPGPYSFTYSSGYHEPARLVVRSEAEWRRVWGKLHERVHPQPELRRVDFSRHAVLVAALGSRSSGGYSILVDSVSDAGGELRAVVRKVSPGAGCVVTQAFTQPVDVVLVPASGKRVRFVERDEVLDCR, from the coding sequence ATGTCGAAGCGACTGCTCTTCACCCTCGCCGCCGCGGTGCTCGCCGCCTGCTCCGCGGGCGGCCCCGCCGGCCCGGACGGAGGCTCCCCGGACCAGAGCGGGGCGCACGCGCCCGTACCGGTCACGCGCCTCGCGCCCGGCCCGTACTCCTTCACCTATTCGAGCGGCTACCACGAGCCCGCCCGCCTGGTGGTGCGGAGCGAGGCCGAGTGGCGGCGCGTGTGGGGGAAGCTCCACGAGCGGGTGCACCCGCAGCCGGAGCTCCGGCGCGTCGACTTCTCCCGTCACGCGGTGCTGGTGGCGGCGCTCGGAAGCCGCTCAAGCGGCGGGTACTCCATCCTGGTGGACTCCGTGAGCGACGCGGGCGGCGAGCTGCGCGCCGTGGTACGGAAGGTGTCGCCCGGAGCGGGGTGCGTCGTCACGCAGGCGTTCACCCAGCCGGTGGACGTGGTGCTCGTCCCCGCCAGCGGGAAGCGGGTGCGCTTCGTGGAGCGCGACGAGGTGCTCGACTGCCGGTGA
- a CDS encoding Ig-like domain-containing protein, producing the protein MHRARGALLSAALLALASCSLFTDSDDRRAPAQVATVGGNGQRGIVGEPLGDSVVVEVTDRRGRPIPGVEVDFALAPGAGTISPARATTGSDGRARAHWTLGTRAGALEGTATSAGKTATFQATAEPAGVATLEVTPDTATLRPGETRQLSLRAVDAHGNAAKGPFVWKSSDPEVLTVSDSGLVRAVAGGEASVTVSAGPVADTARLRIRSPVAISITSPPADTTLTTPLERFHLFVGGTVTAEGALARVTYTLGSGEEQVAHTFRNADGTVRFDTRIHEVSPGTHVFTIRAEDAVGNRTVARRTIRVESPARTYTLAYLGTLGGADSKGLDLNARGDVVGSAQTASGETRAFLWRNGTLTDLGAGLAGPSRATAISNDGTVVGTYESGCTRSFVWKDGARTAIAGCSSAVDVNDAGTIVFSESRILRGGTLIDLQASTGTAMYGSFRVNAQDVVLGEIHGICGGGFCTFGPMLIAPPYGGADVTAHRSGGWAVDLNDRGDVAAVCSGGSGQSGRCAGQLFLSGGQTIRLLLGGMGALVERGSVTAINNQRQVVGVTGPAPDGRPFLWEGGRAYRIEVRGGGWVLDGAVEINDAGQVLAHGRNTATGQTGAVLLTPDF; encoded by the coding sequence ATGCATCGGGCGCGCGGTGCGCTGCTGTCCGCCGCCCTCCTCGCCCTCGCTTCCTGCTCGCTCTTCACGGACTCGGACGACCGCCGCGCTCCCGCGCAGGTGGCGACGGTCGGCGGTAACGGACAGCGCGGGATCGTCGGCGAGCCGCTCGGGGACAGCGTTGTGGTGGAGGTCACCGACCGGAGGGGTAGGCCGATTCCCGGCGTGGAGGTGGACTTCGCGCTCGCCCCCGGCGCGGGGACCATCTCGCCGGCCCGGGCGACGACGGGATCCGACGGGCGCGCCCGGGCCCACTGGACGCTGGGCACCCGCGCCGGAGCCCTGGAGGGGACGGCCACGAGCGCCGGGAAGACGGCGACGTTCCAGGCCACGGCCGAGCCGGCGGGCGTGGCGACGCTGGAAGTCACCCCGGACACCGCGACGCTCCGGCCGGGTGAGACGAGGCAGCTCAGCCTTCGCGCCGTGGACGCGCACGGGAACGCCGCGAAGGGGCCGTTCGTCTGGAAGAGCTCGGACCCGGAGGTGCTCACCGTGAGCGACTCGGGGCTGGTTCGCGCGGTCGCCGGCGGTGAGGCGTCGGTCACGGTGAGCGCCGGCCCGGTAGCGGACACCGCGCGGCTCCGTATCCGCAGCCCGGTCGCCATCTCGATCACCTCGCCCCCGGCCGACACCACCCTCACCACCCCGCTGGAGCGCTTCCACCTGTTCGTCGGAGGCACCGTGACGGCGGAGGGCGCGCTGGCCCGCGTGACCTACACGCTCGGCTCGGGGGAGGAGCAGGTCGCCCACACCTTCCGCAACGCCGACGGCACCGTTCGCTTCGACACCCGCATCCACGAGGTTTCCCCGGGCACGCACGTCTTCACCATCCGGGCCGAGGACGCGGTGGGCAACCGGACCGTGGCGCGCAGGACGATCCGCGTCGAATCCCCCGCGCGCACGTACACGCTGGCGTACCTGGGCACGCTCGGCGGCGCGGACAGCAAGGGGCTGGACCTGAACGCGCGCGGCGACGTGGTCGGCAGCGCGCAGACGGCCTCCGGCGAGACCCGCGCCTTCCTGTGGCGGAACGGGACCCTGACCGACCTGGGCGCGGGCCTCGCCGGCCCGAGCCGCGCCACGGCGATCAGCAACGACGGCACGGTGGTCGGCACCTACGAGTCCGGGTGCACACGCTCCTTCGTCTGGAAGGACGGGGCGCGCACTGCCATCGCGGGGTGCAGCTCGGCCGTGGACGTCAACGACGCCGGCACGATCGTCTTCAGCGAGAGCAGGATCCTGCGGGGCGGCACCCTGATCGACCTCCAGGCCTCCACCGGTACGGCCATGTACGGGAGCTTCCGGGTGAACGCGCAGGACGTCGTGCTGGGCGAGATCCACGGGATCTGCGGCGGCGGCTTCTGCACGTTCGGCCCCATGCTGATCGCGCCCCCGTACGGCGGGGCCGACGTCACCGCCCACCGGTCCGGCGGGTGGGCGGTGGACCTCAACGACCGCGGGGACGTCGCGGCCGTGTGCTCGGGCGGAAGCGGACAGAGCGGCCGGTGCGCGGGCCAGCTGTTCCTGTCCGGCGGGCAGACCATCCGCCTGCTCTTAGGGGGCATGGGCGCCCTCGTCGAGAGGGGCTCGGTGACGGCGATCAACAACCAGCGCCAGGTGGTCGGCGTCACCGGTCCGGCGCCCGACGGGCGGCCCTTCCTCTGGGAGGGCGGGCGCGCCTACCGCATCGAGGTCCGCGGGGGCGGCTGGGTCCTGGACGGCGCGGTGGAGATCAACGACGCGGGGCAGGTCCTCGCCCACGGCCGCAACACGGCCACGGGGCAGACCGGCGCGGTGCTGCTCACCCCCGACTTCTGA
- a CDS encoding bifunctional homocysteine S-methyltransferase/methylenetetrahydrofolate reductase, with amino-acid sequence MADFRELLEDGRPHLFDGAMGTMLYSRGVYINRCYDELNLVQPDLVGDIHRAYVRAGAEVLETNSYGANRLKLARHGLEDRLRDVNVRAAQIARAAAGDRVCVAGAMGPLGLRIEPYGPTSAEEARALFAEQAGALLEGGVDLFVLETFADLDEVRQAVLAVRGLCDLPVVAQMVIREDGRTPFGTDAATVAERLAEWGVEVVGLNCSVGPSAMLQAVERMLTASDRPVSTQPNAGLPREVDGRTIYMASPEYMATYAKRLIRKGVRFVGGCCGTTPEHVARMSDAVRMLAPGGSVRVAPAGPERQEAAGTEPIPLAERSAWGAKLSRGEFLTTVEIVPPRGSSPEAMLEGVRLLREAGVDGVNVPDGPRAQSRMGALATAVLIQQRVGIEAVVHYCCRDRNLLGMLSDLLGAQALGLRNLLLITGDPPKMGPYPDATAVFDIDAIGLTNLASRLNRGLDPGGNALGAPTSFTLGVGVNPGAEDLEHELKRFYWKVEAGAEYAITQPVFDVAQLFRFLERIDREGIRIPVVAGIWPLVSARNAEFLANEVPGVIVPEAVIERMRRASDVGKEAAVDEGIAIAQEMLREALPQIQGVQVSAPFGKVPLALRVFDAIPGWQERHLEAGAA; translated from the coding sequence ATGGCTGACTTTCGCGAGCTGCTGGAGGACGGTCGCCCGCACCTGTTCGACGGTGCGATGGGGACGATGCTGTACTCCAGGGGCGTATACATCAACCGGTGCTACGACGAGCTGAACCTGGTCCAGCCGGACCTGGTCGGCGACATCCACCGGGCCTACGTCCGCGCCGGCGCGGAGGTGCTGGAGACCAACTCGTACGGCGCCAACCGGCTCAAGCTGGCGCGCCACGGGCTGGAGGACCGGCTCCGCGACGTCAACGTGCGGGCGGCGCAGATCGCGCGCGCCGCGGCCGGCGACCGCGTCTGCGTGGCGGGGGCGATGGGGCCGCTGGGGCTCCGGATCGAGCCGTACGGGCCCACCTCCGCCGAAGAGGCGCGCGCCCTGTTCGCCGAGCAGGCCGGGGCGCTCCTGGAGGGCGGGGTGGACCTGTTCGTCCTGGAGACCTTCGCCGACCTGGACGAGGTGCGCCAGGCCGTGCTCGCGGTGCGCGGCCTCTGCGACCTGCCGGTGGTGGCGCAGATGGTCATCCGCGAGGACGGGCGCACCCCCTTCGGCACCGACGCGGCCACGGTTGCGGAGCGGCTGGCCGAATGGGGGGTGGAAGTGGTGGGGCTCAACTGCAGCGTCGGCCCCAGCGCCATGCTGCAGGCCGTGGAGCGGATGCTCACCGCCAGCGATCGTCCCGTCTCCACCCAGCCCAACGCGGGGCTGCCTCGCGAGGTGGACGGCCGCACGATCTACATGGCGTCGCCGGAGTACATGGCGACGTACGCCAAGCGGCTGATCCGCAAGGGCGTGCGCTTCGTCGGGGGGTGCTGCGGCACCACGCCGGAGCACGTGGCCCGCATGTCCGATGCGGTGCGGATGCTCGCCCCCGGCGGCTCCGTGCGCGTCGCCCCGGCGGGGCCGGAGCGCCAGGAGGCCGCCGGCACCGAACCGATCCCGCTGGCCGAGCGCTCCGCGTGGGGCGCCAAGCTGTCGCGCGGCGAGTTCCTGACGACGGTGGAGATCGTCCCCCCCCGCGGCTCGAGCCCCGAGGCGATGCTGGAGGGCGTGCGCCTTCTCCGCGAGGCGGGGGTGGACGGCGTCAACGTTCCGGACGGGCCGCGCGCGCAGAGCCGCATGGGCGCCCTCGCCACCGCGGTGCTCATCCAGCAGCGGGTGGGGATCGAGGCGGTGGTGCACTACTGCTGCCGCGACCGCAACCTCCTGGGGATGCTCTCCGACCTGCTGGGGGCGCAGGCGCTGGGGCTCCGCAACCTCCTCCTCATCACCGGCGACCCGCCGAAGATGGGTCCGTACCCGGACGCCACCGCCGTCTTCGACATCGACGCCATCGGCCTCACCAACCTGGCCTCGCGCCTGAACCGCGGGCTGGACCCCGGCGGGAACGCGCTGGGGGCGCCCACCTCCTTCACCCTGGGAGTGGGGGTGAACCCGGGCGCCGAGGACCTGGAGCACGAGCTGAAGCGCTTCTACTGGAAGGTGGAGGCGGGGGCGGAGTACGCCATCACCCAGCCGGTGTTCGACGTGGCGCAGCTCTTCCGCTTCCTGGAGCGGATCGACCGCGAGGGGATCCGCATCCCCGTCGTTGCCGGGATCTGGCCGCTGGTCAGCGCCCGCAACGCCGAGTTCCTGGCCAACGAGGTGCCGGGCGTGATCGTCCCGGAGGCGGTGATCGAGCGGATGCGCCGGGCCAGCGACGTCGGCAAGGAGGCCGCGGTGGACGAGGGAATCGCCATCGCGCAGGAGATGCTCCGCGAGGCGCTCCCGCAGATCCAGGGGGTGCAGGTGAGCGCGCCTTTCGGCAAGGTGCCGCTCGCGCTGCGGGTGTTCGACGCCATCCCGGGGTGGCAGGAGCGCCACCTGGAGGCGGGGGCGGCGTAG